In Pieris brassicae chromosome 12, ilPieBrab1.1, whole genome shotgun sequence, the genomic window TAGCTCATCGCTCGGGGAGGCGTCACGCCGCCACTGCGTTCGGGGGGCACTGGGCCCGGCGCCCGGCGCGCCCCCCCCTCGCCCGTCGACCCCTCACACCCCTCTCCCGGTAGCGGGGAAAATGCGTGTTTTTCCCCGTTTCACGTCTGCAATTGATAATTGTATTGATTATGACATCTTAATTCAGAGGTGGACcaaatagctttaaaataGGTCAACTAAACTTAGAGTTGATCATGACTGTCGATTTAGTTTAATTGAATCCATTATCATTAGCAAACTATCACGTAAATGATATTAAGATGAAATCAATAaagatttatgttaaataaattaagatatttaagataattagaTAAATGAGAATTAACAAACTCAAAACATTTATGTAGAAATCTAATgagaaaaacattataaagtgatttttttcaaactattttttattatccttGATTTTCACATACCGTATAATACTGCAGTATTCGAGTCACGTCACGGGGTCAAGGAGTTTTTTCACTTATGTCAAAAATGAGACACGATTTATTGACAATATGTCAAATCGCATTTTATCtgtttttttcattaagttCTTTCACAAAATACTGTCTCAGCCCTTAACCATTATATTGATTGTATCTAAACGTACACTAATTACaaggaatatttataaactaagtAAATATGTCCGCCAACTCGACCGATTCGATTACCGGCCAAGCCTATTCAGAGCGAACACTCGCGATAATAAAGCCTGAAGCTCATGAAAATGCTGAAGATATTGAGGGACATATACGTAGTAATGGGTTTATGATTCTAGCGGTAAGAATTACTTTCTTAGttagtaattttttgttgttgaagGATTCTTTGGCATTATATTCTTTGTATTTATTCGTTATGGTCGTTCGTTATAATCACggtttacaattaaaaactataaaaattgtgttaGTTTCTATAggtacttttatattttccaataagagaaaacaaaaaaattacatcccagattataaataattcttagaAATATATCTTCTGTTTTTGTCACTAGCAAGTTGTTAAATAATGAGATTTTAACGCATTGGGAGAATTGTGTTATAATTTCTTCGTTTTCATGCGTCAGCTAGATAGAGTTGAAAATATAAGGAAATCAATAACATTTTCGCCGAcgaatgtttaaaaattctaataacCAACACATTTGCTTagataaaagtttataaacgaataaaaatttattaacgtaAATCTTTATACTGAGTGCTTAATATTTCTGTCGAGCATTCTGACTCAGTTCACTAGTACACAATAAAGTCGATATCGTGACGATGTAGGACATGAAATAATGGGGTTTATCTATCATAGAGTTCTATCGCACCATTAAAATGACTCACTTTTAACAAATGACGCCACCCTTACAAATAAACATGaagaaatgtaataatttacgtAGATATGTCATATCTGATAATTAATATGCAAATTAAAAGTATGAATATTTTCGACCGATGTAGTTgtgttatttgaatttatatcaAAAGTTCTCTTTCGTTATCTAAAAACAACTTGCGGGTGTTTAAGGTTAAATAtttagctttttttaaattttatcgtgaataaaagtttaatgctgttaaaccagctacagttaaaaaaaaatcatctgccacattatttatttccttagcATGATGCTGCGCTTCTGACAAAAATTTTCCGTGCttgtattgttaataatataacaaaggTATGCTTGAAAGAATAAGTTTGTATCAAGACTTTTAGTATCAAATCAAATCACAcctaatatgtaaaatttccatatgatttattttgcaactaataattttgataattattatatacatatataagtaagagtattaattaaattctacaTTTGGTATGTTGCAATGGTATCGAAGGTCATTCAAAAACATAGATGTGCTAAATCAAAGGGAAGGCGGGAGTAGTCAGAAAGGGTTGTATGCAAAATTCACATCAGCAAAGGGAGCACTCATTATTTTAAGTCACCGACAGCGACCGACCCTTTAACTAAATAGGGCTgtctatacaatttaaattgcaccaaaaaaaaacaggtatgatattatcaaattatatatcaaGATACACGCAGTATGAGGTACACGGTGAGCATAAGTAAAATCCATTTCTGTACATTAATGGACAATTATTTGCCGAGGCTTAGAAGTTCCCGTTTTAGATGATTACTAGTATTTCTATAACCAAAGTCGTCACCTAGGTTTGaacatgttttatattatatggtGGCTAGCAACATTATAATCAGGTACATTCAAGAGTACGTACAGTGCGTTTGGAAagcgttttaaatttaatctatTAAGGGTGGCAGttgaaatgaatatatttaattagataacTAAAACGaattattccttttttataaaaacatgacAACCCTGTGCGATGCTGCTTTGTGCCCCCTCTCAGCGGTCAGTCTTGTTATCTATGGAATGGaaaccataaaatattaatcacaATTCGTAATGACTTTTCGtcttatttaatgtttttcctATGTTTCTAATTTGACAAAATTGTGACAAATTCTTTGGCAAAatgtatattgaataaattaaacctaataaataagaaaaaaaattaaacctaaAACTATGACCTTAGGAAACGTTTGATCTTTCTCGACAACTGACtaaaacacacacatatacaGAATGCTTTGAAacaagattaattattaaaaagatatgGTTTTGCTACATACTGGGAGTACGAAACTGTATATGGGAACTTACTTCTAAGACAACCTTAAAAATTatcatgtttttattgtaGAGGCGAGAAGTTCGCCTTACACCAGAACATGCTGCGGAACTATACAAAGGTCACTACGGAAGACATCACTTTCCACATCTGGTGGCTCATATGTCAAGTGGGCCTGTAATAGCATTAGTACTCGCAGCTAGGAACTGCATTAATAGATGGAAGACCCTTATGGGACCAGCTAGGTACGAACACAAATACACCTTAAcacgaaataaaaaagatttttctatttcaacaatttaaaataatatagaatgaCAATTAGGGTAAACAGCAATTTTAAAAGAGCATAGTATGGTATAGTCGTTTATTTTGTAGGTTGGTTTAATAGCATGTTTTTTAGAGTCGTGGAAGCTCAAGCTTATTGGCCAGACAGCCTTCGAGCCTGCTACGGGCGTCGCACTAAATACGGCGACTATTTTAATGGGCTCCACGGCAGCGCAAACCTGGCTGAAGCTATCAGAGAaattcatttcttttttcCTGCGAGTAagattcaaattattttaaattggagatatctataaaaaaatactttcatataaaattacaatcgtaaaaatattcataatcaaAATTTCGTACACTTTGATACAATCCTCGGTAGTATAGTGGTCAGTATCCCCGCCTGTCACGCGGGAGACCGGGGTTCGATTCCCCGCCGTGGagtaacttttttttctttttaaatttatttcggaGACACattgttattatgtttatgttttgtgcaaaataaacataatatttatgatttaaaatatttttagtgatTATTGGGCCCATACTTCGTGCAAACCAGGTTAAcgattatatacaaaagtataTCACGCCGACATTACTTCCTGCTCTAACTGCATTGGCACAAGAACGACCCGCTGAACCAATATTATGGCTCGCTGATCACTTACATAGACACAACCCTAACGAGCCAGAGTTAGCGCCGCAAGCGAGGGAAATGCGAGAAGACGTGCGCTGTAAAACGCCGGTGCCCTCCGAGGAATCTGACAAATGACGTTCTTACTTATCTAAcagactattattttatttccacaCACACAGGCACACTTATATGTTGAAACTTTATAAACTCTTTTTCTGTTACTTACGACGATAACGTTTCTCCATAGATAGtcatttatagtaataatgacattgatgaaatacataatttattttaagatatttttaaatttaaataatatatctgaCACAAAAAATGATtactcaataaatattaatcaaaacaaaGCAGCTGTGCATTTATTTGacaataatctaaaaaaatactataacgAGGTAATTACAGTATTCGTTATAATGGTAtcaatttattaactaaatacatttaaatatagccAATTTAGTCCTTAatcgattttttattataagcatGAAGAGAGACACAAGTATATGGGATCACAGCAGTTGAATGTCTCAtggatacatatttttatgccTTATGAGTAGaaa contains:
- the LOC123717050 gene encoding nucleoside diphosphate kinase homolog 5-like, whose protein sequence is MSANSTDSITGQAYSERTLAIIKPEAHENAEDIEGHIRSNGFMILARREVRLTPEHAAELYKGHYGRHHFPHLVAHMSSGPVIALVLAARNCINRWKTLMGPARVVEAQAYWPDSLRACYGRRTKYGDYFNGLHGSANLAEAIREIHFFFPAMIIGPILRANQVNDYIQKYITPTLLPALTALAQERPAEPILWLADHLHRHNPNEPELAPQAREMREDVRCKTPVPSEESDK